One Bradyrhizobium sp. CCGB12 genomic window carries:
- the uvrA gene encoding excinuclease ABC subunit UvrA, giving the protein MDDRPRQPDSLIQDDGFVRVRGAREHNLRNVDVRIPRNALVVFTGVSGSGKSSLAFGTIYAEAQRRYLESVSPYARRLFHQMQIPEVDDIEGLPPAVALQQQRGAPTTRSSVGSVTTISNLLRMLYSRAGDYPRGQAMLYAEAFSPNTPEGACPTCHGIGRMLDVTEKSMVPDDTKTIRERAVAAWPSAWQGQNLRDILTTLGYDVDKPWRELPRKDRDWILFTEEQPTVPVYAGYDAAEVKRALRRKEEPSYQGTFTGAKRYVMQTYAKSESAMMKRRVAQFMITQDCPTCHGTRLKPEALKVKFAGLNIAEMSHLPLKELQELIKPFAKASTDKSEKVVVARRICEDLSARLTVLLDLGLGYLACERSTPTLSPGELQRLRLATQVRSNLFGVVYVLDEPSAGLHPADTEALLRALDRLKHAGNSIFVVEHEIEVIRRADWLVDVGPEAGENGGSILYSGPPAGLGQVEESRTANYLVHPRQPLPTVRREPIGHLKLRGVTRNNLRGLDVDIPLGVLASVTGVSGSGKSSLISQFLVEAMAEHLGHALADDDDDSLSPTVETLGGKIVAGLDRVNRLVVVDQKPIGRTPRSNLATYTGLFDYVRRLFAATPQAKSRRYDAGRFSFNVAKGRCATCEGEGFVCVELLFLPSVYAPCPTCKGARYNDKTLEVKIRGKSIADVLAMRVDEAFDFFRDDTALNRSLSVVREVGLGYIRLGQSATELSGGEAQRIKLATELMRPQRGHTLHILDEPTTGLHPRDVERLIAQLARIVDAGNSVVVVEHDMDVVSHSDWIIDLGPGAGDEGGRIVASGTPHQVARAGGKTARYLAVRLKQ; this is encoded by the coding sequence ATGGACGACCGACCGAGACAACCCGACAGTCTGATACAGGACGACGGCTTCGTCCGGGTGCGTGGCGCGCGCGAGCACAACCTTAGGAACGTCGATGTTCGCATTCCGCGCAACGCCCTTGTCGTTTTCACGGGCGTGTCGGGCTCGGGGAAATCCTCGCTCGCCTTCGGGACGATCTACGCCGAGGCGCAACGGCGCTATCTGGAGTCGGTGTCGCCCTACGCGCGGCGCCTCTTCCACCAGATGCAGATCCCTGAAGTCGACGACATCGAAGGCCTGCCGCCCGCCGTGGCGCTCCAGCAGCAGCGCGGCGCACCGACGACACGGTCGTCGGTCGGCAGCGTGACCACCATCTCGAACCTGCTCAGGATGCTCTACTCCCGCGCCGGCGACTATCCGCGGGGACAAGCGATGCTCTATGCGGAGGCATTCTCGCCGAACACGCCGGAAGGAGCCTGCCCAACCTGTCACGGTATCGGCAGGATGCTTGACGTCACCGAGAAGTCCATGGTGCCCGACGACACCAAGACGATCCGCGAGCGCGCCGTCGCGGCCTGGCCGAGTGCCTGGCAGGGCCAGAACCTCAGGGACATCCTGACGACGCTTGGCTATGACGTCGACAAGCCCTGGCGCGAGCTGCCCAGGAAGGACCGCGACTGGATCCTGTTCACGGAGGAGCAGCCGACCGTTCCGGTCTACGCCGGTTACGATGCAGCCGAAGTCAAACGCGCCCTGCGTCGCAAGGAGGAGCCGAGTTACCAGGGCACGTTCACCGGCGCCAAGCGCTACGTGATGCAGACCTATGCCAAGTCCGAGAGCGCGATGATGAAGCGCCGGGTCGCGCAATTCATGATCACCCAGGACTGCCCGACCTGCCATGGCACGCGGCTGAAGCCCGAGGCGCTCAAGGTCAAGTTCGCCGGCCTCAACATCGCCGAGATGTCGCACCTGCCGCTCAAGGAGCTGCAGGAGCTCATCAAGCCATTCGCAAAGGCTTCGACCGACAAGTCGGAGAAGGTCGTCGTCGCCAGGCGCATCTGCGAGGACCTGTCGGCACGGCTGACCGTCCTGCTCGACCTTGGGCTTGGCTACCTCGCTTGCGAGCGCAGCACGCCGACGCTGTCGCCGGGCGAGCTGCAACGACTGCGTCTTGCGACGCAGGTCCGCTCCAACCTGTTCGGCGTCGTCTACGTGCTCGACGAGCCCTCAGCGGGCCTGCATCCCGCCGATACCGAGGCGCTGCTGCGGGCGCTCGATCGGTTGAAGCACGCGGGCAATTCGATATTCGTGGTCGAGCATGAGATCGAGGTGATCAGGCGTGCCGACTGGCTCGTGGATGTCGGGCCTGAGGCCGGCGAGAACGGCGGAAGCATCCTCTATAGCGGGCCGCCGGCAGGGCTCGGCCAAGTCGAGGAATCGCGGACCGCCAACTACCTCGTACATCCACGACAGCCGCTGCCGACGGTCCGTCGCGAACCGATCGGGCATCTCAAGCTCAGGGGCGTGACCCGCAACAACCTTCGCGGCCTCGACGTCGATATTCCCCTGGGCGTCCTCGCCAGCGTGACAGGCGTGTCGGGCTCCGGCAAATCGAGCCTGATCAGTCAGTTTCTCGTCGAGGCCATGGCCGAACATCTCGGCCATGCCCTTGCCGACGATGACGACGATAGTCTTTCGCCCACGGTCGAGACGTTGGGCGGCAAGATTGTTGCCGGCCTGGATCGGGTGAATCGTCTCGTCGTGGTCGATCAGAAGCCGATCGGCCGCACGCCACGGTCCAACCTTGCAACCTATACCGGCCTGTTCGACTACGTGCGGCGGCTGTTCGCGGCGACGCCGCAGGCCAAGTCCCGCCGCTACGATGCCGGACGCTTCTCGTTCAATGTCGCGAAAGGCCGCTGCGCGACCTGCGAGGGCGAGGGTTTCGTCTGCGTCGAGCTTCTATTCCTGCCCAGCGTCTATGCACCCTGCCCGACCTGCAAGGGCGCGCGCTACAACGACAAGACGCTCGAGGTGAAGATCCGCGGCAAATCCATTGCGGACGTGCTGGCGATGCGGGTCGACGAGGCCTTCGACTTCTTCCGCGACGATACCGCGCTCAACCGGTCGCTGTCGGTCGTCCGCGAGGTCGGCCTCGGCTATATCCGGCTCGGCCAATCCGCGACCGAATTGTCCGGCGGCGAAGCACAGCGCATCAAACTGGCGACCGAGCTGATGCGGCCGCAACGTGGTCACACGCTCCATATCCTGGACGAGCCGACCACCGGGCTGCATCCAAGGGATGTCGAGCGATTGATCGCCCAGCTCGCGCGGATCGTGGACGCCGGCAACAGCGTGGTCGTGGTCGAGCACGACATGGATGTCGTCTCCCACAGCGACTGGATCATCGACCTCGGCCCCGGCGCCGGCGACGAGGGCGGCCGCATCGTTGCATCGGGGACGCCGCATCAGGTTGCGAGAGCCGGTGGAAAGACCGCCCGCTATCTCGCCGTCCGATTGAAGCAGTGA
- a CDS encoding ABC transporter substrate-binding protein yields MRPSILGSSFLASALALCLAAPAYAQSNAPIKIGVIAEVQSIAGAATPGGAQIAADEINAKGGILGRKVEIVTYDNKSSSADSVRAFQRAVSEDKVSAVIASYISEVVLALEPWAARLKMPLITPGAASNEITKAIHNDYEKNKYTFHGYLTSAAQAQLVCDAAKDLLVDKLKFKTVAIMSEDAAWTKPLDVGYEACLPKAGLKVVEHVRFSPDTTDFTPIFNNIESKKPDVIVTGISHVGVQPTVQWKNQQVPIPMFGISAQALSPTFWKDTNGAADGVPSLAVATPDVAVTSKTKPFAAAFKAKFGTPPAYTGYTAYDEVYIITDAIKRAGSTDPDKMVAELEKTDYEGTIGKIQFYGKNDEFTHGIKSGPDTVSGLVFQWQDSKQVVVWPEKIAEGKMKFPSFVKLSQ; encoded by the coding sequence ATGCGACCATCAATTCTCGGCAGCAGCTTCCTCGCCTCCGCACTGGCGCTGTGCCTTGCCGCGCCCGCCTACGCGCAGTCGAATGCTCCCATCAAGATCGGCGTCATCGCCGAGGTGCAATCGATCGCCGGCGCGGCGACACCGGGGGGCGCGCAGATCGCCGCCGACGAGATCAACGCCAAGGGCGGCATTCTCGGCCGCAAGGTCGAGATCGTCACCTACGACAACAAGAGCTCGTCGGCAGACTCCGTGCGCGCCTTCCAGCGCGCCGTGAGCGAGGACAAGGTCTCGGCTGTCATCGCGAGCTATATCAGCGAGGTCGTGCTGGCGCTGGAGCCCTGGGCCGCGCGGCTGAAGATGCCGCTGATCACGCCGGGTGCCGCCTCGAACGAGATCACCAAGGCGATTCACAACGACTACGAGAAGAACAAGTACACCTTCCACGGCTACCTGACCTCGGCCGCCCAGGCCCAGCTCGTCTGCGATGCCGCCAAGGATCTCCTCGTCGACAAGCTCAAGTTCAAGACGGTCGCAATCATGAGCGAAGACGCGGCCTGGACCAAGCCGCTTGACGTCGGCTACGAGGCATGTCTCCCGAAGGCCGGTCTCAAGGTGGTCGAGCACGTGCGCTTCTCCCCTGACACCACCGACTTCACGCCGATCTTCAACAACATCGAAAGCAAGAAGCCGGACGTGATCGTGACCGGCATCTCGCATGTCGGCGTGCAGCCGACCGTGCAGTGGAAGAACCAGCAGGTGCCGATCCCGATGTTCGGCATCAGCGCGCAGGCGCTGAGCCCGACCTTCTGGAAGGACACCAATGGCGCGGCCGACGGCGTGCCGTCGCTGGCGGTCGCAACACCCGACGTCGCGGTGACCTCCAAGACCAAGCCGTTCGCCGCCGCCTTCAAGGCCAAGTTCGGCACGCCGCCGGCCTATACCGGCTACACCGCCTATGACGAGGTCTACATCATCACCGACGCCATCAAGCGCGCCGGCTCGACCGATCCCGACAAGATGGTCGCCGAGCTCGAGAAGACCGACTACGAGGGCACGATCGGCAAGATCCAGTTCTACGGCAAGAACGACGAGTTCACCCACGGCATCAAGTCAGGCCCCGACACTGTCTCCGGCCTCGTCTTCCAGTGGCAGGACTCCAAGCAGGTCGTGGTCTGGCCCGAGAAAATCGCGGAAGGCAAGATGAAGTTTCCGAGCTTCGTGAAGCTGTCGCAGTAA
- a CDS encoding ATP-binding cassette domain-containing protein, whose translation MDMRLSNRAVLEVRGLTKRFGGLTAVKNLGFEVNAGEIFGLIGPNGSGKSTAMKSVMGIERPTAGEVIFEGENVAGLPAHKIARKGFGMVFQHSRPLNRQTVLENILVALLPDSLFMLFPDKTLVERAKWIADRVGLGAVMNRRPPTLPFADLRRLELAKAIARDPKVVLVDEPFAGLTRAEVEMFSDLIRSFRDEGRAVMLVDHNVKSVAALVDRVLAMYLGEEIVTGKADEVMKNETVRRVYLGGAIETHARPETSFKDKVPLLQVENVSVFYGKAQALENVSIHVHEGEFVSIVGLNGAGKTTLFNTISGFLPYSGEIVRGGERLRGTSPAKIARSGLVQCPESRELFGEMSVRENLDLGGQHLADDKRAAQLAWLFELFPILKERQGQMAQTLSGGEQQMLAIGRALMMQPQILILDEPTLGLAPVILEQLSKALTKLRQTTSITVLLGEQNVTFALPHADRVYVLEHARIVWEGDPGRFASEAGADFL comes from the coding sequence ATGGATATGAGGCTTTCAAACCGCGCCGTGCTCGAAGTCCGCGGCCTGACAAAACGCTTCGGCGGCCTGACGGCGGTGAAGAACCTCGGCTTCGAGGTCAATGCCGGGGAGATCTTTGGCCTGATCGGACCGAACGGCTCGGGCAAGTCGACCGCGATGAAGAGCGTCATGGGCATCGAGCGCCCAACCGCCGGCGAGGTGATCTTCGAAGGCGAGAACGTCGCCGGCCTGCCCGCGCACAAGATCGCGCGCAAAGGCTTTGGCATGGTGTTCCAGCACTCGCGGCCGCTGAACCGGCAGACGGTGCTGGAGAACATTCTGGTCGCGCTGCTGCCGGACAGCCTGTTCATGCTGTTCCCCGACAAGACGCTGGTCGAACGCGCCAAATGGATCGCCGACCGCGTCGGGCTTGGCGCCGTGATGAATCGCCGTCCGCCGACGCTGCCCTTCGCCGACCTCCGCCGGCTGGAGCTTGCCAAGGCTATCGCGCGTGATCCCAAAGTCGTGCTGGTGGATGAGCCCTTCGCCGGGTTGACGCGCGCCGAGGTCGAGATGTTCTCCGACCTGATCCGCAGCTTTCGCGACGAGGGCCGCGCGGTGATGCTGGTCGACCACAACGTCAAGAGCGTCGCCGCCCTCGTCGATCGCGTGCTCGCAATGTATCTCGGTGAGGAGATCGTCACCGGCAAGGCCGACGAGGTCATGAAGAACGAGACGGTGCGCCGGGTCTATCTCGGCGGCGCGATCGAGACCCACGCGCGGCCCGAAACCAGCTTCAAGGACAAGGTGCCGCTGCTCCAGGTCGAGAATGTCAGCGTGTTCTACGGCAAGGCGCAGGCGCTGGAGAACGTCTCCATCCACGTCCACGAGGGCGAGTTCGTCTCCATCGTCGGCCTCAACGGCGCCGGCAAGACCACGCTGTTCAACACCATCTCCGGCTTCCTGCCCTATAGCGGCGAGATCGTGCGCGGCGGCGAGAGACTGCGCGGCACGAGCCCGGCGAAGATCGCGCGCAGCGGCCTCGTGCAATGCCCGGAATCGCGCGAGCTGTTCGGCGAGATGAGCGTGCGCGAAAACCTCGATCTCGGCGGCCAGCATCTTGCCGACGACAAGCGCGCGGCGCAGCTCGCCTGGCTGTTCGAGCTCTTCCCGATCCTGAAGGAGCGCCAAGGCCAGATGGCGCAGACGCTGTCAGGCGGCGAGCAGCAGATGCTGGCGATCGGCCGCGCCCTGATGATGCAGCCGCAGATCCTGATCCTGGACGAGCCGACGCTGGGCCTTGCCCCCGTTATCCTCGAGCAATTGTCCAAGGCGCTGACGAAGCTGCGGCAGACCACGTCGATCACGGTACTGCTCGGCGAGCAGAACGTGACCTTCGCGCTGCCCCATGCCGACCGCGTCTATGTGCTGGAGCATGCACGGATCGTCTGGGAGGGTGATCCTGGCCGCTTCGCCAGCGAAGCCGGCGCCGATTTTCTTTGA
- a CDS encoding branched-chain amino acid ABC transporter permease yields the protein MSTFFTSRLFFISVALVVIAGTLPLYVSGYVLGLLTVAFYFGVFAMAWDLLFGFAGEVNFGPTFLIGVGAYTAGILNAQFGWSVYLCIVLGALASVIAGLVLALPALRVRGPYFGLTTLVAVLMLQNFIVVFADLTGGEIGLTIPDVITINAGANYWIALGFMTISAAILYGLSQSPIGLVLQASGQDPVQAGALGFNIVKHKLAAFIVSAFFSGLSGALLVFYFGTASVGTVVDVAVGVNVIVSAVLGGRRTVLGAALGAIFLIVAGEFLRPTGELATFIVSAVALLVVLFFPGGFLGAALSREARS from the coding sequence ATGTCCACCTTCTTTACCTCGCGCCTGTTCTTCATCTCGGTCGCGCTCGTCGTCATCGCGGGCACGCTGCCGCTCTACGTCTCCGGCTATGTGCTTGGGCTGCTGACCGTCGCCTTTTACTTCGGCGTGTTCGCGATGGCCTGGGATCTGCTGTTCGGCTTCGCCGGCGAAGTGAACTTCGGCCCGACCTTCCTGATCGGCGTCGGCGCCTACACCGCCGGCATCCTGAATGCCCAGTTCGGCTGGTCGGTTTACCTCTGCATCGTGCTCGGCGCGCTCGCTTCGGTGATCGCCGGCCTCGTGCTGGCACTGCCGGCGCTGCGCGTGCGCGGGCCCTATTTTGGCCTGACCACGCTGGTCGCGGTGCTGATGCTGCAGAACTTCATCGTGGTGTTCGCCGATCTCACCGGCGGCGAGATCGGCCTGACCATCCCAGACGTCATCACCATCAATGCCGGTGCCAATTACTGGATCGCACTCGGCTTCATGACGATCTCGGCGGCCATCCTCTACGGCCTGTCGCAATCACCGATCGGCCTCGTGCTCCAGGCCAGCGGCCAGGATCCGGTGCAGGCCGGCGCGCTCGGCTTCAACATCGTCAAGCACAAGCTCGCCGCCTTCATCGTCAGCGCGTTCTTCTCCGGGCTTTCGGGGGCACTCCTGGTGTTCTATTTCGGCACCGCCTCGGTCGGCACCGTCGTCGACGTCGCGGTCGGCGTGAACGTGATCGTCTCGGCCGTGCTCGGCGGCCGCCGCACCGTGCTTGGTGCCGCTCTCGGCGCGATCTTCCTGATCGTCGCCGGCGAATTTTTGCGGCCGACCGGCGAGCTCGCGACCTTCATCGTCTCGGCGGTCGCGCTTCTCGTCGTGCTGTTCTTCCCCGGCGGCTTCCTCGGAGCGGCCCTCTCGCGTGAGGCGCGCTCGTGA
- a CDS encoding branched-chain amino acid ABC transporter permease, whose amino-acid sequence MRAFQILIDGFAISALYALGATGFTLIFGVSGVLNLSHGAIMVAAAVAAWAAASVLGVGTYAGALIGVGVALLTAFATYFAVVKPIQDSRRIPNEEKEIFVLTGTLLWGIMIQELIAYFFTNNAKTVLPIVEGVVEILGVRTPRNEIFTAIVCCLVIALLWLLVNRTRTGKAVLAASMNPRGVTLLGLELTNIYIVVWGIYGILAGIAGVLLGMFLGVSSYSVGPLTASAFSIVVLGGLGSVSGSLIAAFVVGYLETLTAYLVSPAYRTIPALLLLVFVMYIRPQGLLGRR is encoded by the coding sequence ATGCGAGCATTCCAGATCCTGATCGATGGCTTCGCCATCAGCGCTCTCTACGCTCTCGGTGCCACCGGCTTCACGCTGATCTTCGGCGTCTCCGGCGTTCTCAACCTCTCCCACGGCGCCATCATGGTGGCCGCAGCGGTGGCGGCCTGGGCCGCCGCCAGCGTGCTTGGCGTCGGCACCTATGCCGGCGCGCTGATCGGCGTCGGCGTCGCGCTTCTGACAGCCTTCGCCACCTATTTCGCGGTGGTGAAGCCGATCCAGGACTCCCGTCGCATCCCGAATGAAGAGAAGGAGATCTTCGTCCTCACCGGCACGCTGCTGTGGGGGATCATGATCCAGGAGCTGATCGCCTATTTCTTCACCAACAACGCCAAGACCGTGCTGCCGATCGTCGAGGGCGTGGTCGAGATCCTCGGTGTCCGCACGCCGCGCAACGAGATCTTCACGGCGATCGTGTGCTGCCTCGTCATCGCGCTGCTGTGGCTCCTGGTGAACCGCACCCGCACCGGTAAGGCGGTGCTGGCGGCCTCGATGAACCCGCGCGGCGTCACCTTGCTCGGGCTCGAGCTCACCAACATCTACATTGTGGTATGGGGGATCTACGGCATCCTCGCCGGCATCGCCGGGGTGCTGCTCGGGATGTTCCTCGGCGTCAGCTCCTACAGCGTGGGACCGCTGACCGCGAGTGCGTTCTCGATCGTGGTGCTCGGCGGCCTCGGCAGCGTCTCCGGCTCGCTGATTGCGGCCTTCGTGGTCGGCTATCTCGAGACACTGACGGCCTATCTGGTCTCGCCGGCCTATCGCACCATCCCGGCGCTGCTGCTGCTCGTGTTCGTGATGTACATCCGGCCCCAGGGCCTTCTGGGGAGGCGCTGA
- a CDS encoding ABC transporter substrate-binding protein — protein sequence MNKALSVALRTALGAAATGAVMAASGAALAADPIRIGVIAEAQAIAGASIPQAAQLAAEEINANGGVDGRKIEIVSYDNHSSSADSVRAFQRAVNEDKVNAVIASYISEVVLALEPWASRLKTPFVTPGAASNEISKSVHSDYEKNKYTFHGYLTSAALALSVCDAAKDLLVDKMHMKSAVIMSEDAAWTKPLDIGYEECLPKIGLKVLDHIRFSPDTTDFTPIFNKIEGSKPDVIITGISHVGVQPTVQWKNQQVPIPMFGISSQATNETFGKDTNQAAEGVLYQGVSGPGVAVTPKSVPFAESFKKKFGNYPSYAGYTAYDEVYYIADAVKRAGSTDADKLVSALEKTDWEGTIGRVQFYGKEDQFTHSIKYGKGLITGLMLQWQDGKQSAVWPKDVAKVDVKFPSFIKLSN from the coding sequence ATGAATAAAGCACTCTCTGTTGCATTGCGAACTGCGCTTGGTGCGGCCGCGACGGGCGCGGTGATGGCAGCCTCAGGCGCGGCACTTGCAGCCGATCCGATTCGAATCGGCGTGATCGCGGAAGCGCAGGCGATTGCCGGCGCCTCCATCCCACAAGCGGCGCAGCTCGCCGCCGAAGAGATCAACGCCAATGGTGGCGTCGACGGCCGCAAGATCGAGATCGTCTCTTACGACAATCACTCCTCCTCGGCGGATTCAGTGCGCGCGTTCCAGCGCGCCGTGAACGAGGACAAGGTCAACGCGGTCATCGCAAGCTACATCAGCGAGGTGGTGCTGGCGCTGGAGCCATGGGCGTCGCGACTGAAGACACCCTTCGTCACGCCCGGTGCTGCCTCGAACGAGATCAGCAAGAGCGTCCACTCCGACTACGAGAAGAACAAGTACACCTTCCACGGCTACCTGACCTCGGCCGCGCTGGCGCTCTCGGTTTGCGACGCCGCCAAGGATCTGCTCGTCGACAAGATGCACATGAAGTCGGCGGTCATCATGAGCGAGGACGCCGCCTGGACCAAGCCGCTCGACATCGGCTACGAGGAATGCCTGCCCAAGATCGGGCTGAAGGTGCTCGACCACATCCGCTTCTCGCCTGACACCACTGACTTCACGCCGATCTTCAACAAGATCGAAGGCTCCAAGCCCGACGTGATCATCACCGGCATCTCCCATGTCGGCGTGCAGCCGACGGTGCAGTGGAAGAACCAGCAGGTGCCGATCCCGATGTTCGGCATCTCTTCGCAGGCGACCAACGAGACCTTCGGCAAGGACACCAACCAGGCCGCCGAAGGCGTGCTCTATCAGGGCGTCTCCGGCCCCGGCGTCGCCGTGACGCCGAAGTCGGTGCCGTTTGCGGAAAGCTTCAAGAAGAAGTTCGGCAACTATCCCTCCTATGCCGGCTACACCGCCTATGACGAGGTCTACTACATCGCTGACGCGGTGAAGCGGGCGGGATCGACCGACGCCGACAAGCTGGTCTCCGCACTGGAAAAGACCGACTGGGAAGGCACGATCGGCCGCGTCCAGTTCTACGGCAAGGAGGATCAGTTCACCCACTCGATCAAATACGGCAAAGGCCTGATCACCGGGCTGATGCTGCAATGGCAGGACGGCAAGCAGAGCGCGGTCTGGCCGAAGGACGTCGCCAAGGTCGACGTCAAATTCCCCAGCTTCATCAAGCTCAGCAACTAG